One region of Edaphobacter bradus genomic DNA includes:
- a CDS encoding TonB-dependent receptor, with protein MRATRSAANVLVLATFLLAGVTGAVAQVSGGSITGTVTDPTGAVIPGVTVTITNRSTGISQVLKTTASGLFNEPNLDPGTYDVTFVEAGFANAKAEALVDVSHDTVLQVQMQVGTEDKTVYVTSATPVVDLGSTQLNQTVDGKTLRELPLNGRDWTSLSVLEPNVHTVDNQLNISSGDNTRSNRGVGTQISIGGTRPQQNNYRLDGITTNDYSGSGPGGALGGTLGVDAIQEFSVVTSNATADYGRTSGGVISGVTRQGTNKFHGSAYEFIRNSALDAKNYFSTGSAPFKRNQFGGAIGGPVLKDKAFFFFNYEGLRQSRTTATIDTVPSAAARTGALVSGHVTVSPAVIPYLALFPLPNAGTSGDVGTWTFDSKAVASENLFTGRADYTLSPRDAIHGTALSDDSTDTQPDGFNFVLTGLNINRKVYSIQESHQLLPNIVNFARVGYAYTFSIAPASSIAINPLASDTALGFVPGQNVGELQISGLSTFFGGVGAEGTYSWHYNSYQAADDVYITKGSHSLQVGFSFEQIQSNDRGNVTNGFFTFGSLSNFLTNKPTQFTSNIPGSGIPIYLRQKVYGAYAFDSYHFRKNLTLIYGVRYEPTSSVTEKYGHIATLTNPASPTLKLGGALFQNPTLTNLAPRVGVAWDPFGAGKTSVRASYGIYDNLPLTYQFTLSTLTVAPYGSTANLTDTTVLAGTFPAKTYPLAIAAATNKVTYIQQNPGRPYVQQFIVNIQQELARNISLEMGWTGSHGVRQTLKANDGNIVEPLQTSDLHNLIWPKFACTTVKGVQTCKTTGVKQNPKVGGVDTTLFNESTSYHALNVALRGSARNARLGIAYTWAKSIDESSSSNGGTNFTNSIISPFPTVIGRFKGLSDFNIGQNIVINGLYTFEGPKASQAFIRALTSGYQLGGIVRVASGLPFTPLISGDPLGLSNNNPLSLPDRLMGPGCTGNPVNLRDKANYLKRSCFAFPANIPATGGYFPRLGNAGRNSVFGPGIATLDASIVKNTSFARLSETARVEFRAEAFNLLNHPNFSVPSRTASALFNAAGTPLNSPLLTTTSTTERQIQFGLKIIF; from the coding sequence ATGAGAGCCACGCGAAGTGCAGCAAACGTTTTGGTGTTGGCGACATTTCTGTTGGCAGGCGTGACAGGAGCCGTCGCACAGGTGTCTGGCGGATCTATCACAGGAACCGTTACGGACCCGACCGGTGCCGTAATCCCTGGTGTGACGGTGACGATCACCAACCGGTCGACGGGAATCTCGCAGGTGTTGAAGACGACGGCGAGTGGGCTGTTCAATGAGCCCAACCTCGATCCTGGAACATACGATGTGACCTTTGTAGAGGCAGGGTTTGCGAACGCAAAGGCCGAGGCGCTCGTGGACGTCAGTCACGACACCGTGCTTCAGGTGCAGATGCAAGTAGGCACCGAAGACAAGACGGTCTACGTGACCTCAGCTACGCCGGTGGTGGACCTGGGCTCGACTCAGTTGAATCAGACCGTGGACGGCAAGACGCTACGCGAGCTTCCACTAAACGGACGCGACTGGACTTCGTTGAGCGTTCTCGAGCCGAACGTTCACACGGTTGACAATCAGCTGAACATCTCATCTGGCGACAACACCCGGTCGAACCGTGGAGTCGGCACGCAGATTTCGATTGGTGGCACGCGTCCGCAGCAGAACAACTATCGTCTGGATGGAATTACGACAAACGACTACTCCGGATCGGGCCCGGGCGGAGCTTTGGGCGGGACGCTGGGCGTCGACGCAATCCAGGAGTTCTCGGTTGTTACCTCGAATGCGACAGCGGACTATGGCCGTACATCGGGAGGCGTGATCTCGGGTGTAACGCGCCAAGGGACGAACAAGTTCCACGGTTCAGCGTATGAGTTTATCCGTAACAGCGCGTTGGATGCGAAGAACTACTTCTCGACCGGCTCGGCACCGTTCAAGCGCAACCAGTTCGGCGGGGCGATCGGTGGCCCGGTGCTCAAAGACAAGGCGTTCTTCTTCTTCAACTATGAAGGGCTACGTCAGAGCCGGACGACGGCGACGATCGATACAGTGCCGAGCGCCGCTGCCCGTACCGGAGCGCTGGTGTCTGGGCATGTGACAGTCAGCCCCGCCGTGATTCCATATTTGGCGCTGTTCCCTCTGCCTAACGCAGGAACGAGCGGTGACGTGGGCACGTGGACGTTTGACTCAAAGGCAGTGGCAAGCGAGAACCTGTTCACCGGCCGCGCCGACTACACGCTTTCGCCCAGGGATGCGATTCATGGGACGGCCCTGAGCGATGACTCGACAGACACCCAGCCGGACGGGTTCAACTTTGTGTTAACGGGATTGAATATCAACCGCAAGGTGTATTCGATCCAGGAGTCCCATCAGCTTTTGCCGAACATTGTGAACTTCGCGCGCGTCGGCTATGCATACACCTTTTCGATCGCGCCGGCCTCGAGTATTGCGATCAACCCGCTGGCTTCCGATACTGCTCTGGGATTTGTGCCGGGGCAGAATGTGGGTGAGTTGCAGATCTCAGGTCTGAGCACGTTTTTTGGGGGTGTAGGGGCGGAGGGAACCTACTCCTGGCACTACAACAGTTACCAGGCGGCTGATGACGTCTACATCACCAAAGGCAGTCACTCGCTTCAGGTGGGGTTCTCCTTTGAGCAGATTCAATCCAACGATCGCGGAAACGTCACGAACGGCTTCTTTACGTTTGGATCGCTTTCGAATTTCCTGACGAATAAACCGACTCAGTTCACCTCAAACATTCCCGGTAGCGGTATCCCGATCTATCTGCGGCAGAAGGTGTACGGCGCGTACGCATTTGATAGCTACCATTTCCGGAAGAATCTCACGTTGATCTATGGCGTACGGTACGAGCCGACGAGTTCCGTCACGGAGAAGTATGGACATATCGCCACACTGACGAACCCTGCTTCACCAACGCTCAAACTTGGAGGGGCGCTCTTTCAGAATCCTACGTTGACAAATCTTGCTCCGCGTGTCGGCGTTGCGTGGGATCCGTTTGGTGCCGGCAAGACCTCTGTCCGAGCCTCGTATGGCATCTATGACAATCTTCCGCTTACGTACCAGTTCACGCTCTCGACTCTGACGGTTGCCCCCTATGGCAGCACGGCCAACTTGACTGATACGACGGTTCTCGCGGGCACGTTTCCTGCTAAGACATATCCACTGGCGATTGCCGCGGCAACCAATAAGGTGACATACATCCAGCAGAATCCGGGACGTCCTTATGTGCAGCAGTTCATTGTGAATATCCAACAGGAACTGGCGAGGAATATAAGCCTGGAGATGGGCTGGACCGGATCGCACGGAGTTCGGCAGACATTGAAGGCGAACGATGGAAACATCGTGGAGCCGTTACAGACGTCGGACCTGCATAACCTGATCTGGCCGAAGTTTGCCTGCACGACCGTCAAGGGCGTGCAGACGTGTAAGACGACCGGAGTCAAGCAGAACCCAAAGGTCGGCGGCGTCGATACGACACTATTCAATGAATCGACGAGCTACCATGCGCTGAATGTAGCGTTGCGGGGATCGGCCAGGAATGCACGACTCGGTATTGCTTATACATGGGCGAAATCGATCGACGAGTCTTCATCTTCGAATGGCGGGACGAACTTCACGAACTCGATCATCTCTCCTTTCCCGACGGTGATCGGCAGATTTAAGGGACTTTCGGACTTCAATATTGGCCAGAACATCGTCATCAATGGGCTTTATACCTTCGAAGGGCCGAAAGCCTCGCAGGCTTTCATACGGGCGCTCACCAGCGGATATCAACTTGGGGGCATCGTGCGAGTTGCGAGTGGACTGCCGTTCACGCCCCTGATCAGTGGCGACCCGCTGGGCTTGAGCAACAACAACCCGCTCTCGCTTCCGGATCGTCTGATGGGGCCGGGGTGCACTGGAAACCCGGTAAACCTGAGGGACAAGGCCAACTACCTGAAGCGTAGCTGCTTCGCCTTCCCGGCGAATATCCCGGCGACGGGTGGCTACTTCCCTCGGCTTGGCAACGCAGGACGCAACTCGGTATTCGGACCAGGCATTGCAACGCTTGACGCTTCGATAGTGAAAAATACATCGTTTGCACGACTCTCTGAGACGGCCAGGGTTGAGTTCCGCGCGGAGGCATTCAATCTGCTAAACCATCCAAACTTCTCAGTTCCGTCGCGGACAGCGTCGGCGTTGTTCAATGCGGCAGGAACTCCACTGAATAGCCCCTTGCTGACGACGACGTCGACGACAGAACGGCAGATCCAGTTCGGTCTGAAGATCATCTTTTGA
- a CDS encoding PstS family phosphate ABC transporter substrate-binding protein has protein sequence MTMKHRGKPKLGTGALLSVLLLSVGLGTLHAQGRNALEVQKARNEHVASRRNLVRYPITKFDLSALPHYVPTQEISGTIRMTGSNYVADSHIGEYWEAGFKKFHPNVKFVYNLKSPSAAIPALFLGVSDLGPSRRMTFEDLLAYERLKNTDPIEIVYATGSYDVPGWSPAFGIFVNKSNPLTQLTMAQLEGIFGAERTGAWEGTTWHPERARSAAQNIRTWGQLGLTGEWKDKPIHAYGVNLRYHQAVRFEDEVLEGSSKWNPTLMEYANYSKADGTLAIGAELMLEDLSKDPYGIAYSETTFQTSQTKALAIASKDGGPYIPITVETVQNRTYPLHDQVYMYLNPGSDPTVKEFMRYILSQEGQMDIARDGKYLPLTADMVKEGRRKLE, from the coding sequence ATGACGATGAAACACAGAGGAAAGCCCAAACTCGGGACGGGCGCTCTACTTTCGGTTTTGTTGTTATCTGTGGGATTGGGCACGCTACACGCGCAGGGTCGCAATGCGCTGGAAGTGCAGAAGGCACGTAATGAGCACGTCGCCAGTCGTCGGAACCTGGTGCGTTATCCGATTACCAAGTTCGACCTTTCTGCATTGCCGCACTACGTGCCGACGCAGGAGATCTCAGGCACAATTCGGATGACGGGTTCGAACTATGTTGCGGACAGCCACATAGGCGAGTATTGGGAGGCAGGCTTCAAGAAATTCCATCCCAACGTCAAGTTCGTTTACAACCTGAAGAGTCCATCTGCGGCGATTCCTGCGCTGTTCCTAGGGGTCTCCGACCTCGGGCCGTCGCGCAGAATGACCTTCGAAGACCTGCTCGCTTATGAACGGTTGAAGAACACCGATCCTATCGAGATTGTCTACGCAACGGGGTCGTATGACGTTCCGGGCTGGTCGCCGGCGTTCGGGATATTCGTGAACAAGTCGAACCCGTTGACCCAGCTGACGATGGCACAGCTGGAAGGCATCTTCGGCGCAGAACGTACAGGCGCGTGGGAAGGTACGACGTGGCATCCGGAGCGGGCGCGCAGCGCGGCGCAGAACATCCGCACATGGGGTCAGCTGGGGTTAACGGGAGAGTGGAAGGACAAGCCCATTCACGCGTACGGCGTGAACCTGCGGTATCACCAGGCGGTGCGATTTGAGGATGAGGTGCTGGAGGGTAGCTCGAAGTGGAACCCGACGCTTATGGAGTACGCGAACTACTCGAAGGCAGATGGGACCCTTGCGATCGGAGCCGAGCTGATGCTGGAGGATCTGTCGAAGGATCCGTATGGAATCGCGTACTCGGAGACGACCTTCCAGACGTCGCAGACTAAGGCTCTCGCGATTGCGTCGAAGGACGGCGGACCATATATCCCGATCACGGTCGAGACGGTGCAGAACCGAACTTATCCGCTTCACGACCAGGTGTACATGTACCTGAATCCAGGAAGCGATCCGACGGTGAAGGAGTTCATGCGTTACATCCTGAGCCAGGAGGGGCAGATGGATATCGCTCGCGATGGAAAATACCTGCCCTTGACGGCGGACATGGTGAAGGAAGGACGGAGGAAGCTCGAGTAG
- a CDS encoding PstS family phosphate ABC transporter substrate-binding protein, translating to MMIFNLRLTGILSLALVPLFLVPAHAQTSADQQRLDKESSDEQAARAKSVTSKGRLRAYTRKWDLSDLPPYVPQVKVSGTIREWGSNYLADSPLAGYWETAFQKFQPDIKFDDHLKTSEHAISALCFGVSDLGPMGRQIMWDERTAFQREFDYQPTGIVVMTGSFDVSGWNPAIGIFVNKANPLAHLSLKQLDGIFLAPRSGAWRGLTFDESLARGPDGNITTWGQLGLTGEWADKPIHVLGYNLLFHFPEEITTRSMGGVTDKWNENLVEYANKVMPDGTLKLAGDLMLQDLAKDPYAIAYVAGGSKWAGPQVKTVALGARDGGPYFDLTIENVQSRTYPMYADVFFYLNRDPKKPVDPKLKEYLRFLLSREGQQQVVKDGKYLPLTGEVAREQLKKLE from the coding sequence ATGATGATTTTCAACCTACGTCTTACTGGTATCCTCTCCCTCGCGTTGGTTCCTCTTTTCCTTGTTCCCGCTCACGCCCAGACCTCCGCCGATCAGCAGAGGTTGGACAAGGAGTCCAGCGACGAACAGGCCGCTCGCGCCAAAAGCGTCACCAGCAAGGGCAGGCTGCGCGCCTACACCCGCAAGTGGGACCTCTCCGATCTACCTCCCTACGTGCCGCAGGTCAAAGTCTCCGGAACCATTCGCGAGTGGGGCTCAAACTACCTCGCCGACAGCCCGCTCGCTGGCTACTGGGAGACCGCGTTCCAGAAGTTTCAGCCCGATATCAAGTTCGACGATCACCTCAAGACCAGCGAACACGCCATCTCCGCTCTCTGCTTCGGCGTCTCCGATCTCGGTCCCATGGGCCGACAGATCATGTGGGATGAGCGCACGGCGTTTCAGCGTGAGTTCGACTACCAGCCCACCGGAATCGTCGTCATGACAGGAAGCTTCGACGTGTCCGGCTGGAACCCGGCCATCGGCATCTTTGTCAACAAAGCCAACCCGCTCGCCCATCTCTCGCTCAAGCAGCTCGATGGCATCTTCCTGGCCCCGCGCTCTGGCGCCTGGCGCGGCCTGACGTTTGACGAGTCGCTCGCCCGTGGCCCGGACGGTAACATCACTACCTGGGGCCAACTCGGCCTCACTGGCGAGTGGGCCGACAAGCCTATCCATGTCCTCGGCTACAACCTGCTCTTCCACTTCCCTGAGGAGATCACAACCCGATCCATGGGCGGCGTTACCGATAAGTGGAACGAGAACCTCGTCGAGTACGCCAATAAGGTCATGCCCGACGGCACCCTCAAGCTGGCAGGTGACCTCATGCTGCAGGATCTCGCCAAGGACCCCTATGCCATCGCCTACGTCGCCGGCGGCAGCAAGTGGGCCGGACCTCAGGTCAAGACAGTCGCCCTCGGCGCCAGGGACGGCGGCCCCTACTTCGATCTCACCATTGAGAACGTTCAAAGCCGCACCTACCCTATGTACGCCGACGTCTTCTTCTATCTCAACCGCGATCCGAAGAAGCCCGTCGATCCCAAGTTGAAGGAGTATCTCCGCTTCCTGCTCAGCCGCGAGGGCCAGCAGCAGGTCGTCAAAGACGGCAAGTACCTTCCCCTCACCGGCGAAGTAGCCCGCGAACAACTTAAGAAACTCGAATAA
- a CDS encoding YncE family protein: MNLTALYLAALLACPAFAQQTAEHNDAFRLVAKIPVPGMTGTWDHLAADSSTSRLFLSAQEDNEVRVIDLAGRKPLHTISGGFNRPQGEFFVPGANSLAVTNGRDGTLRSFDGKTYEPIKVLSLTLGADMMDYDPESKYLYIDHGGVDSNRGPGALAVVDTTDWHLVRDIATEYRPAALEIQPSTHRLFVTLPGLSQVGVIDTRTSTIIARFQAPRPTKPVAIALDTADKRVFVGTRSPDNFIAFDTETGKTVATLDSLSGIEGMYFDAAHKRIYVTGLDGNVQAIQTIDPDHYKELARFFTGPKAGTSIFIPKLNLFCVALPPADGKVAEVWLFEPLP, encoded by the coding sequence ATGAACCTGACGGCACTCTATCTCGCTGCCCTCCTCGCTTGTCCTGCTTTCGCGCAGCAAACGGCAGAGCACAACGACGCCTTCCGCCTCGTCGCGAAGATCCCAGTCCCCGGAATGACCGGCACCTGGGATCACCTTGCCGCCGACTCTTCCACCAGCCGTCTCTTCCTCTCCGCACAGGAAGATAACGAGGTCCGCGTCATCGATCTTGCCGGCCGCAAACCGCTCCACACCATCTCCGGCGGCTTCAATCGGCCGCAAGGCGAGTTCTTCGTTCCCGGAGCCAACTCCCTTGCGGTCACCAACGGACGCGACGGCACGCTCCGTTCCTTCGACGGCAAAACCTACGAGCCCATCAAAGTACTCTCACTCACTCTCGGCGCCGACATGATGGACTACGACCCAGAGTCCAAATACCTCTACATCGATCATGGCGGAGTCGATTCCAACCGCGGCCCCGGCGCCCTCGCTGTCGTCGACACAACCGACTGGCATCTGGTCAGGGACATTGCCACGGAGTACCGCCCCGCCGCGCTCGAAATCCAGCCCTCGACCCATCGCCTCTTCGTTACGCTTCCCGGCCTCAGCCAGGTCGGCGTCATTGACACCCGGACCTCAACCATCATTGCTCGTTTCCAGGCACCCAGGCCGACTAAGCCTGTTGCCATCGCGCTCGACACAGCCGACAAGCGTGTCTTCGTTGGGACCCGCTCCCCGGACAACTTCATAGCCTTCGACACGGAGACCGGCAAGACAGTCGCAACACTCGACAGCCTCAGCGGCATCGAGGGCATGTACTTCGACGCCGCGCACAAACGCATCTACGTCACCGGGCTGGATGGTAACGTGCAAGCCATCCAGACAATCGACCCGGATCACTACAAGGAGCTCGCCCGCTTCTTCACCGGGCCCAAGGCCGGAACCTCAATCTTCATTCCCAAACTGAATCTCTTCTGTGTCGCCTTGCCACCGGCAGACGGCAAGGTCGCCGAAGTCTGGCTCTTCGAGCCTCTCCCCTAA
- a CDS encoding PstS family phosphate ABC transporter substrate-binding protein: MTIKETILLGALLLPAPAHSQSPEDLAPYHPDQAVSGTITSWGHVFLKKVMLDWEAGFQKFHPDIHFNDNLVSSAAATGALFTHTADLGILGREIRPMEVAGYSRVMKQKPFPFEVMTGSFANADKSVALGIFVSKDNPLKSITFAQLDSVFGAEHRRGNRNIRTWGELGLTGDWASRPINLYSGVLDAAPGFFFSQVVMRGSLLWNENLKPLDDLDLPGGKVYEAQQRIVDALGQDRFGMALSGAGAYNPNVKLLSVSIEDTDPKILPTPTTVADRTYPLSRSVWIYINHKPGEPIDPMIREFLRYIFSREGQQAVARDGDYLPLTDKLAAEQLRKLHTQ; the protein is encoded by the coding sequence ATGACCATCAAAGAGACAATCCTCCTCGGGGCCTTGCTGTTGCCCGCACCGGCCCACTCCCAGAGCCCTGAAGACCTCGCCCCCTACCACCCCGACCAGGCGGTCTCCGGTACCATCACCAGCTGGGGCCATGTATTCCTCAAGAAGGTCATGCTCGACTGGGAAGCCGGCTTCCAGAAGTTTCATCCCGACATCCACTTCAACGACAACCTCGTCTCGAGCGCAGCCGCCACTGGAGCCCTCTTCACCCATACTGCCGACCTTGGCATCCTGGGCCGCGAGATCCGTCCCATGGAAGTCGCCGGCTACAGCCGCGTCATGAAGCAGAAGCCTTTTCCCTTTGAGGTCATGACAGGTAGTTTCGCCAACGCCGATAAGTCCGTCGCCCTTGGCATCTTCGTCAGCAAAGACAACCCACTCAAGTCCATCACCTTCGCCCAGCTTGACTCGGTCTTCGGAGCCGAGCATCGTCGCGGCAACCGGAACATTCGTACCTGGGGTGAGCTCGGCCTCACCGGTGACTGGGCCTCGCGCCCCATCAACCTCTATTCGGGCGTACTCGACGCTGCCCCCGGCTTCTTCTTCTCGCAGGTCGTCATGCGCGGTAGCTTGCTTTGGAATGAAAATCTCAAGCCTCTTGACGATCTCGATCTTCCAGGCGGCAAAGTATACGAAGCCCAGCAACGCATCGTGGACGCCCTCGGACAGGACCGCTTCGGCATGGCTCTCTCTGGCGCAGGTGCCTACAACCCTAACGTCAAGCTGCTCTCCGTCTCTATCGAAGACACCGATCCGAAGATTCTTCCCACTCCAACTACTGTGGCCGATCGCACCTACCCCTTATCGCGCTCCGTTTGGATCTACATCAACCACAAACCCGGCGAGCCAATCGACCCAATGATTCGTGAGTTCCTCCGCTACATCTTCAGTCGCGAGGGTCAGCAAGCCGTAGCCCGCGACGGCGACTATCTTCCGCTCACCGACAAACTCGCCGCCGAACAACTCCGCAAGCTCCACACTCAATGA
- a CDS encoding PstS family phosphate ABC transporter substrate-binding protein: protein MIPERRSAVTLRLAAAVVVCGFALHANTQEQQRNGLDVQKARAEHVAGRAKKAYYTRKFDLSGLPEYQPEQQVSGNIRIWGSNYFQDSNLNDYWVAGFHKYQPNVTFSFNMLTALESAAALATGVADMAACRLFTFQETEMYQRVYNKDPLRITIATGSFDVPGWSPALAVMVNKENPIAKLSLKQLDGIFGAARTGGWEGTTWHPEKGRPASENIRTWGQLGLTGKWKNAPIHVYGLNLKYGMANDFQEIVMKGGDKWTESLTEYANYARPDGTLQIAADELMKDLSKDPYGIAYSGAMFLTPQTKALAISEKDNGPWVDLTIDNVRNRTYPLLLEVYYYLNCENGKPVDPKEKEFLRYTLSREGQEAIERDGKYLPLTAEEVRAQLKKLE, encoded by the coding sequence ATGATTCCCGAACGACGATCTGCTGTAACGCTGCGTCTGGCAGCTGCAGTTGTGGTGTGTGGGTTCGCCCTCCATGCGAACACGCAGGAACAGCAACGCAATGGGCTTGACGTGCAGAAGGCCCGCGCCGAGCACGTGGCCGGACGCGCGAAGAAGGCGTACTATACGCGCAAGTTCGACCTCTCTGGATTGCCGGAGTACCAGCCCGAGCAGCAGGTCTCGGGCAACATTCGAATCTGGGGTTCGAACTATTTCCAGGACAGCAACCTGAACGACTATTGGGTTGCAGGGTTTCACAAATATCAACCCAATGTGACATTCAGCTTCAACATGCTAACGGCACTTGAGTCCGCGGCTGCCTTGGCGACAGGTGTGGCCGACATGGCTGCGTGCCGGCTGTTCACCTTTCAAGAGACCGAGATGTATCAGCGCGTCTACAACAAAGACCCGCTGCGCATTACGATCGCGACGGGCTCGTTCGACGTGCCGGGCTGGAGCCCTGCCCTGGCCGTGATGGTGAACAAAGAAAACCCCATCGCTAAGCTGAGTCTGAAGCAGCTCGACGGCATCTTCGGGGCGGCACGGACGGGTGGGTGGGAAGGAACGACGTGGCATCCGGAGAAGGGTCGACCAGCCTCCGAGAACATTCGGACCTGGGGGCAGTTGGGGCTAACGGGCAAGTGGAAAAACGCGCCGATCCACGTGTATGGGCTAAACCTGAAATACGGGATGGCGAACGACTTTCAGGAGATCGTGATGAAGGGCGGAGACAAGTGGACCGAAAGTCTTACGGAGTATGCAAACTACGCGCGACCGGATGGGACGCTGCAAATCGCGGCAGACGAATTGATGAAGGATCTCTCAAAGGATCCATATGGGATTGCTTATAGCGGCGCGATGTTTCTGACCCCGCAAACCAAGGCGTTGGCGATCTCGGAGAAGGACAACGGACCATGGGTGGATTTGACGATCGACAACGTGCGGAACCGGACGTATCCGCTGCTTCTCGAGGTGTACTACTATCTCAACTGCGAGAACGGGAAGCCGGTTGATCCTAAGGAGAAGGAGTTCCTGCGCTACACGCTGAGCCGCGAGGGGCAAGAGGCGATCGAGAGGGACGGTAAGTATCTGCCGCTGACCGCGGAAGAAGTGAGAGCACAACTGAAAAAGTTAGAGTAA
- a CDS encoding PstS family phosphate ABC transporter substrate-binding protein, with protein MTMRRLVPIAGAVVLLAAPLADFGQQPDFLKDLKPYQPQQKVSGTIRNWGNNYIPALMKEWEDGFRKYQPDVQFETNLKGTEASLAGLYGGIADLTFIGREGYRSEINGFYGRFGYYPLGVEISSGSFNTPHKTFALMVFVHKDNPLAHLTMEQAQAIFGCSGDLVVSGTGSCERATHKPIRTWGEAGLSGQWKDRPVHVYGYNFDTGMAGYFNRVTLNDSGRWNEDLKDFDNGHEANGEVINAGVYVLAALAKDPNGIAFANILYTNPDVKMLALGGNASGPFVYPTVETAWRREYPITRFTTVYLNRVPGQPVDAKVKEFLRYILSRDGMAAVAKDGAYLPLNEKVIEEQLRKLE; from the coding sequence ATGACGATGCGACGCCTTGTCCCCATCGCCGGCGCAGTTGTGCTGCTGGCCGCGCCTCTCGCTGACTTCGGCCAGCAACCTGACTTTCTCAAGGACCTGAAGCCTTACCAGCCGCAGCAGAAGGTCTCGGGTACGATTCGCAATTGGGGAAACAACTACATTCCCGCGTTGATGAAGGAGTGGGAGGATGGCTTCCGCAAGTATCAGCCGGACGTGCAGTTCGAAACCAACCTTAAGGGCACCGAGGCGTCGCTTGCCGGATTGTATGGCGGTATCGCAGACTTGACCTTCATCGGGCGCGAGGGGTATCGCTCAGAGATCAACGGATTCTATGGGCGTTTCGGCTACTACCCGCTGGGAGTCGAGATCAGCTCAGGCAGCTTCAACACGCCGCACAAGACGTTTGCCTTGATGGTGTTTGTTCACAAGGACAATCCGCTGGCCCACCTGACGATGGAGCAGGCGCAGGCGATCTTCGGATGCAGCGGCGACCTGGTCGTGAGCGGCACGGGCAGTTGCGAGAGGGCGACGCACAAGCCGATCCGTACATGGGGCGAGGCGGGTCTGTCCGGTCAGTGGAAGGACCGCCCGGTGCACGTGTACGGGTACAACTTCGACACCGGCATGGCGGGCTACTTCAATCGCGTAACGCTCAACGACTCCGGACGCTGGAACGAGGATCTGAAGGATTTCGACAATGGGCATGAAGCGAATGGCGAGGTCATCAACGCCGGCGTATATGTGCTGGCGGCGCTGGCGAAGGATCCGAACGGGATCGCGTTCGCGAACATCCTCTACACCAACCCTGATGTGAAGATGCTTGCCTTGGGCGGGAACGCGAGCGGGCCGTTCGTCTACCCAACCGTCGAGACGGCGTGGAGGCGCGAGTACCCGATTACGCGCTTTACGACGGTGTACCTGAATCGGGTCCCGGGACAACCTGTCGACGCGAAGGTGAAGGAGTTTCTGCGCTACATTCTGAGTCGCGATGGAATGGCGGCGGTGGCTAAGGATGGCGCGTATCTTCCCTTGAACGAGAAGGTGATTGAAGAGCAGCTGCGCAAGCTCGAGTAG